In Mixta intestinalis, the following are encoded in one genomic region:
- the dapB gene encoding 4-hydroxy-tetrahydrodipicolinate reductase, producing the protein MHEAEVRVAIAGAGGRMGRQLIQAALQMKNVTLGAALEREGSSLLGVDAGELAGVGKTGVTVQSDLNAVKDDFDIFIDFTRPEGTLTHLAFCRQHGKGMVIGTTGFDEPGKQAISEAASDIAVVFSANFSVGVNLLLKLLEKTAQVMGDYADIEIIEAHHRHKVDAPSGTALAMGEAIAGAMNWKLDEHAVYAREGHTGERQPHTIGFATVRAGDIVGEHTAMFADMGERIELTHKASSRMTFANGAIRAARWCAGNKCGLFSMSDVLNLEN; encoded by the coding sequence ATGCATGAGGCAGAAGTTCGCGTCGCGATTGCGGGCGCAGGTGGTCGGATGGGGCGTCAGTTAATTCAGGCCGCGTTGCAAATGAAGAATGTAACGCTGGGTGCGGCGCTGGAAAGGGAAGGATCGTCGCTGCTGGGCGTTGACGCTGGCGAACTGGCCGGGGTGGGCAAAACGGGTGTAACAGTGCAAAGCGATCTGAATGCGGTAAAAGATGATTTTGATATTTTCATCGATTTTACCCGTCCGGAGGGAACGCTTACCCACCTCGCATTCTGTCGTCAGCATGGTAAAGGCATGGTGATTGGCACAACCGGATTTGATGAGCCTGGAAAGCAGGCTATCAGTGAGGCTGCCTCCGATATTGCGGTTGTATTCTCCGCCAATTTTAGCGTGGGGGTAAACCTGTTACTGAAGCTGCTGGAAAAAACGGCGCAGGTAATGGGCGACTATGCAGATATAGAAATTATTGAAGCTCATCATCGCCATAAAGTTGATGCTCCTTCGGGAACCGCGCTGGCAATGGGTGAGGCTATTGCGGGTGCGATGAACTGGAAACTTGATGAGCATGCGGTTTATGCCCGTGAAGGGCATACCGGCGAGCGTCAGCCACATACTATCGGTTTTGCTACCGTCAGGGCTGGCGATATCGTAGGGGAACATACCGCTATGTTTGCTGATATGGGCGAGCGTATCGAGCTGACCCACAAGGCTTCAAGCCGAATGACTTTTGCTAATGGCGCGATTCGCGCTGCCAGGTGGTGTGCTGGCAATAAATGCGGGTTATTTAGCATGTCCGACGTGCTTAACCTTGAAAACTAA